A region of Daphnia carinata strain CSIRO-1 chromosome 10, CSIRO_AGI_Dcar_HiC_V3, whole genome shotgun sequence DNA encodes the following proteins:
- the LOC130701221 gene encoding serine/arginine-rich splicing factor 5-like isoform X1, translating into MGTRVYIGGLPYRVKERDIERFFRGYGKLREVLIKNGYGFVEFEDYRDADDAVYELNGKELCGERVTVERAKGSPRARGRGSSGGSDSGRSPRNGRDHGRSGFRSSRSGGKGGGDNPPPRYGPPTRTDYRLVVENLSSRVSWQDLKDYMRQAGEVTYADAHKQHRNEGVVEFASYSDLKTAIEKLDGTDLNGRRIKLIEDKDSGRRGSRRRSRSRSSSRSRSRSRSRRRSRSRSRSKSRSRSKRSGSKSRSRSKSRGRSKSKSKSRSRSPRKSRSKSRSRDKSVDRSKSKSLSHSPRKSRSKSRSRDKSMERDRSVSRDKSVDRAGSKHSRSKSRERSHSRSRSRSVSRSASGSPRRDERDDDEKMDNGHRSSPDNRD; encoded by the exons ATGGGCACTCGCGTTTACATCGGTGGGTTGCCCTACCGAGTCAAGGAGAGAGATATTGAGCGATTTTTTCGCGGTTACGGAAAACTGCGAGAAGTCCTTATTAAAAATGGCTACGGCTTTGTG GAATTTGAAGATTATCGTGATGCAGATGATGCTGTCTACGAGCTGAATGGGAAGGAACTGTGTGGTGAAAG AGTGACCGTGGAGCGGGCCAAGGGGTCGCCGCGGGCACGAGGCCGTGGATCATCTGGCGGTTCCGATAGCGGCAGAAGCCCCCGAAATGGCCGCGACCACGGCCGATCTGGTTTCCGCTCCTCGCGATCGGGTGGAAAGGGTGGTGGCGACAA TCCTCCTCCGAGATATGGCCCACCTACGCGGACAGATTATCGTCTTGTTGTAGAGAATTTGTCGAGCCGAGTCAGTTGGCAG GATCTCAAAGATTACATGAGACAGGCTGGTGAAGTTACTTACGCAGATGCCCACAAACAACATCGCAACGAAGG TGTGGTTGAGTTTGCATCATACTCCGATTTGAAAACAGCTATTGAAAAGCTGGATGGAACAGACTTGAATGGAAGGCGGATTAAACTCATCGAAGATAAAGATTCGGGCCGGCGTGGTTCTCGTCGTCGTTCTCGGTCTCGTTCATCATCGCGATCACGCTCTCGTTCCCGCTCCCGTCGTCGTTCTCGCTCGAG ATCTAGGAGCAAGAGCCGCAGTCGTTCAAAGAGGTCTGGAAGCAAGAGTCGTAGCCGCTCCAAGTCCCGCGGGCGCTCAAAGTCCAAGAGCAAATCACGTTCCCGTTCTCCCCGCAAGTCGAGGTCAAAGTCCAG GTCGCGTGATAAGTCAGTAGACAGGTCAAAGAGCAAATCCCTTTCGCATTCGCCAAGGAAATCGCGTTCCAAGTCGAG GTCTCGCGACAAGTCTATGGAAAGAGATCGTTCGGTATCACGCGACAAATCTGTGGATCGTGCTGGATCGAAACATTCGAGGAGCAAGTCAAG GGAGAGATCTCATTCTCGATCCCGTTCACGTTCAGTGTCACGCAGTGCCAGTGGTAGCCCACGTAGAGACGAACGGGACGATGACGAGAAAATGGATAATGGGCATAGATCAAGCCCTGATAATCGCGATTAG
- the LOC130701221 gene encoding serine/arginine-rich splicing factor 5-like isoform X2 yields the protein MGTRVYIGGLPYRVKERDIERFFRGYGKLREVLIKNGYGFVEFEDYRDADDAVYELNGKELCGERVSVEHARGSGRRGGRDDRDRDRGSRRNNWMDNNPPPRYGPPTRTDYRLVVENLSSRVSWQDLKDYMRQAGEVTYADAHKQHRNEGVVEFASYSDLKTAIEKLDGTDLNGRRIKLIEDKDSGRRGSRRRSRSRSSSRSRSRSRSRRRSRSRSRSKSRSRSKRSGSKSRSRSKSRGRSKSKSKSRSRSPRKSRSKSRSRDKSVDRSKSKSLSHSPRKSRSKSRSRDKSMERDRSVSRDKSVDRAGSKHSRSKSRERSHSRSRSRSVSRSASGSPRRDERDDDEKMDNGHRSSPDNRD from the exons ATGGGCACTCGCGTTTACATCGGTGGGTTGCCCTACCGAGTCAAGGAGAGAGATATTGAGCGATTTTTTCGCGGTTACGGAAAACTGCGAGAAGTCCTTATTAAAAATGGCTACGGCTTTGTG GAATTTGAAGATTATCGTGATGCAGATGATGCTGTCTACGAGCTGAATGGGAAGGAACTGTGTGGTGAAAG AGTCAGTGTAGAACACGCGCGCGGTTCAGGTCGACGTGGCGGACGTGACGATCGCGATCGTGATCGTGGTAGCCGACGAAACAATTGGATGGATAACAA TCCTCCTCCGAGATATGGCCCACCTACGCGGACAGATTATCGTCTTGTTGTAGAGAATTTGTCGAGCCGAGTCAGTTGGCAG GATCTCAAAGATTACATGAGACAGGCTGGTGAAGTTACTTACGCAGATGCCCACAAACAACATCGCAACGAAGG TGTGGTTGAGTTTGCATCATACTCCGATTTGAAAACAGCTATTGAAAAGCTGGATGGAACAGACTTGAATGGAAGGCGGATTAAACTCATCGAAGATAAAGATTCGGGCCGGCGTGGTTCTCGTCGTCGTTCTCGGTCTCGTTCATCATCGCGATCACGCTCTCGTTCCCGCTCCCGTCGTCGTTCTCGCTCGAG ATCTAGGAGCAAGAGCCGCAGTCGTTCAAAGAGGTCTGGAAGCAAGAGTCGTAGCCGCTCCAAGTCCCGCGGGCGCTCAAAGTCCAAGAGCAAATCACGTTCCCGTTCTCCCCGCAAGTCGAGGTCAAAGTCCAG GTCGCGTGATAAGTCAGTAGACAGGTCAAAGAGCAAATCCCTTTCGCATTCGCCAAGGAAATCGCGTTCCAAGTCGAG GTCTCGCGACAAGTCTATGGAAAGAGATCGTTCGGTATCACGCGACAAATCTGTGGATCGTGCTGGATCGAAACATTCGAGGAGCAAGTCAAG GGAGAGATCTCATTCTCGATCCCGTTCACGTTCAGTGTCACGCAGTGCCAGTGGTAGCCCACGTAGAGACGAACGGGACGATGACGAGAAAATGGATAATGGGCATAGATCAAGCCCTGATAATCGCGATTAG
- the LOC130701227 gene encoding protein ZNRD2-like translates to MAGYSEKDIDTEEDWIPPTEAELKVIQARRDRSDRISKIMGSYLLKGYKMLASECPTCGTIELQDKKSKIYCVACEEIDTEIQKDNPALSEKAASSQRAEYQFISERSQPERRIEPSVVTLQTPVSTNLQQSILINDVSTKSQYKATGLTSTMDVEEECLRCQEVIQKKITWARFALESEHDPNMVSSYMKVITNGVEAINVLRKFSP, encoded by the exons ATGGCCGGCTATTCCGAAAAGGATATCGATACCGAAGAAGACTGGATACCACCAACGGAAGCGGAATTAAAAGTAATCCAGGCCAGAAGAGATCGATCTGATCGTATTTCAAAAATCATGGGGAGTTACCTGCTTAAAGGCTATAAAATGTTGGCTTCAGAATGCCCAACGTGCGGT ACAATTGAATTACAAGACAAAAAGAGCAAGATCTACTGTGTTGCCTGTGAGGAAATTGATACTGAAATTCAAAAGGACAACCCAG CTTTAAGTGAAAAAGCAGCATCTAGTCAAAGGGCTGAATATCAATTCATATCAGAAAGGAGCCAACCTGAAAGAAGAATTGAACCATCCGTTGTGACTTTGCAAACTCCTGTCTCTACAAATTTGCAGCAGTCTATATTGATAAATGATGTTTCTACAAAGTCTCAGTACAAAGCAACAGGCCTGACAAGCACAATGGATGTTGAAGAGGAATGTCTAAGGTGCCAGGaagttattcaaaaaaaaattacttggGCCAGATTTGCACTGGAAAGTGAGCATGACCCTAATATGGTCAGTTCATACATGAAAGTCATTACAAATGGTGTGGAAGCTATTAATGTTTTGAGAAAGTTTTCTCCCTAG
- the LOC132088389 gene encoding uncharacterized protein LOC132088389 produces MMNSPSECYRRENTEKESVDEIRQRIHSLRQMVEDEVGEKQHFEEMKKPTKKRKESMDTGSLLSFTFGFILFLLIAVGCYAFRSLYLAIMKRYAVTPTIQ; encoded by the exons ATGATGAATTCGCCTTCAGAATGTTATCGACGCG AGAATACAGAGAAGGAATCAGTCGATGAAATCCGTCAACGGATTCATTCATTACGACAAATGGTGGAAGACGAAGTAGGAGAAAAACAGCATTtcgaagaaatgaagaaaccaactaaaaaaaggaaagagtcTATGGATACTGGATCGCTACTAAGTTTCACGTTCG gttttattttgtttttactaatTGCCGTTGGATGTTATGCATTCCGATCACTTTATCTAGCGATTATGAAACGTTACGCTGTAACGCCAACAATTCAATGA